One window of Desulfarculus baarsii DSM 2075 genomic DNA carries:
- a CDS encoding M20 family metallopeptidase: protein MAAPIPTPLTIAQELVRRPSREEQGEQACADYLRGLLEAAGFAVRAIDLAPGRPNLIATLPQAKPGPALAFSGHLDTVALGQAPWSFEPCGGLVDGGRLLGRGASDMKAGVAAMVHAALRLAQGPAPRPNVALIFSAGEEHGLKGALHLAKTPGALPPVGAMLIGEPTANQPLLGHKGGLWLGVEFTGKSAHASMPHLGDNAIDKAAAAIVALGGHRFAQSHAVLGRPTLNVGLIRGGAAANIVADHCRLDLDTRLLPGMDPEAVIAELRRVMGPQARVVSRNYLPPTWTEPDHPWVAAALKLIAAQTGDRRPPGGAPYVTDASALGPALGCPTLIIGPGEPGQAHQTDEWCQCERIDQAAEIYHQLALAWPMD, encoded by the coding sequence ATGGCCGCCCCCATCCCCACGCCGCTGACCATCGCCCAAGAGCTGGTCCGGCGGCCCAGCCGCGAGGAACAAGGCGAACAGGCCTGCGCCGACTATCTGCGCGGGCTGTTGGAGGCGGCTGGTTTTGCCGTGCGAGCCATCGACCTGGCCCCTGGCCGGCCCAACCTGATCGCCACCCTGCCCCAGGCCAAACCAGGCCCGGCCCTGGCCTTCAGCGGCCACCTGGACACCGTGGCCCTGGGCCAGGCCCCGTGGTCTTTCGAGCCCTGCGGCGGCCTCGTCGATGGTGGCCGCTTGCTGGGCCGTGGCGCCAGCGACATGAAGGCCGGCGTGGCGGCCATGGTCCACGCCGCCTTGCGCCTGGCCCAAGGCCCCGCGCCCCGGCCCAACGTGGCGCTGATTTTCAGCGCCGGCGAGGAGCACGGCCTCAAGGGCGCGTTGCATCTGGCCAAGACGCCGGGCGCTTTGCCGCCGGTGGGGGCCATGCTCATCGGCGAACCGACCGCCAATCAACCCCTGCTGGGCCACAAGGGCGGCCTGTGGCTGGGCGTGGAGTTCACGGGCAAGAGCGCCCACGCCTCCATGCCCCACCTGGGCGACAACGCCATCGACAAGGCCGCCGCGGCCATCGTGGCCCTGGGCGGCCACCGTTTCGCCCAAAGCCACGCCGTGCTGGGCCGGCCCACCCTCAACGTGGGGCTGATCCGTGGCGGCGCGGCGGCCAACATCGTCGCCGATCACTGCCGCCTGGACCTGGACACGCGCCTGCTGCCGGGCATGGACCCCGAGGCCGTCATCGCCGAGCTGCGCCGGGTCATGGGCCCCCAGGCCCGGGTGGTCAGCCGCAACTATCTGCCGCCGACCTGGACGGAGCCCGATCACCCCTGGGTGGCGGCCGCCCTCAAGCTCATCGCCGCCCAAACCGGCGACCGCCGGCCGCCCGGCGGCGCGCCTTATGTCACCGACGCATCGGCCCTGGGCCCGGCCCTGGGTTGCCCGACACTGATCATCGGCCCCGGCGAACCGGGCCAGGCCCACCAGACCGATGAGTGGTGCCAGTGCGAGCGCATCGACCAAGCAGCCGAGATTTATCATCAACTGGCCCTGGCCTGGCCCATGGACTGA
- a CDS encoding GNAT family N-acetyltransferase, protein MDPEKIIIRNMTRSELDQTMQRAAQEGWNPGLGDAEVYWAQDPGGFWVAEQNGQVLASISAVIYDDAYAFMGFFITRPELRKQGLGLKLGLAAMARLGNRVIGQDGVVAMQDFYRRHGFELAFRGLRWQAQGGGAASGHSVDPRSLPIEELLAYDRQCFPAPRPVFLQKWLSAPGAHARAVIAGDRLRGYGVVRPSHQGHRLGPLFAEGRAEAETLLQDLLAAAGESPVFWDAPQNNPHAVAMAQSMGLTHVFETGRMYKNGLPPWRAENVYGLTCLELG, encoded by the coding sequence GTGGACCCGGAAAAAATCATCATCCGCAACATGACCAGAAGCGAGCTGGATCAAACCATGCAACGAGCCGCCCAAGAAGGCTGGAACCCCGGCCTGGGCGACGCCGAGGTCTATTGGGCCCAGGATCCGGGCGGCTTTTGGGTCGCCGAGCAAAACGGCCAGGTGCTGGCCTCCATCTCGGCGGTGATCTACGACGACGCCTACGCCTTCATGGGCTTTTTCATCACCCGGCCCGAGCTGCGCAAACAGGGCCTGGGCCTGAAGCTGGGCCTGGCGGCCATGGCCCGCCTGGGCAACCGGGTCATCGGTCAGGACGGCGTGGTGGCCATGCAGGATTTTTATCGCCGCCACGGCTTCGAACTGGCCTTTCGCGGCCTGCGCTGGCAGGCTCAGGGCGGCGGCGCGGCCAGCGGCCATAGCGTCGATCCGCGGAGTCTGCCCATCGAGGAGCTCCTGGCCTACGACCGGCAGTGCTTCCCCGCGCCGCGACCGGTGTTTTTGCAAAAATGGCTGAGCGCCCCCGGCGCGCACGCCCGGGCCGTGATCGCCGGCGACCGTTTGCGCGGCTACGGCGTGGTCCGGCCCAGCCATCAGGGCCATCGCCTGGGGCCGCTGTTCGCCGAGGGCCGCGCCGAGGCCGAAACCCTGCTGCAAGATCTGCTGGCCGCCGCCGGCGAAAGCCCGGTGTTCTGGGACGCCCCGCAAAACAACCCCCACGCCGTGGCCATGGCCCAAAGTATGGGTCTGACGCATGTTTTCGAGACCGGGCGCATGTACAAAAACGGCCTGCCGCCCTGGCGCGCCGAAAACGTCTACGGCCTCACCTGCCTGGAGCTGGGTTAA
- a CDS encoding acyl-CoA dehydrogenase family protein: MYFNEEHQALRRTVRKFIDTEINPYMDQWEQTTAPLHELFKKMGDLGLLGIRYEEKYGGMGLDYWFETVFLEELGHIAGMGVSTAICVQTHMATPAIAEFGSEYLKETYLRPAIAGEMVSAIAVTEPDAGSDVAAIKTRARRDGDHYLINGSKLYITNGVQADFLTLLARTSDEPGHHSFGLFVVPTNLPGFSVGKKLDKVGLRSSDTALLHFDDVPVPAQNLIGQEGEGFIMQMKQFQHERFCTLPSAVTMCEDMIKMTMEHLRQRVVFGKPLATRQVLRHRMVDWLTEIEALRHLTYHIVRMKQAGQDATREVSMGKLMAGRLVRNVADGCVQMHGGMGFINETLIARCFRDSRVLSIGAGADEVMSEVIARLSGF, from the coding sequence GTGTATTTCAACGAGGAACATCAGGCGTTGCGCCGCACGGTGCGCAAGTTCATCGACACCGAGATCAACCCATACATGGATCAATGGGAGCAGACCACCGCGCCGCTGCACGAGTTGTTCAAGAAAATGGGCGACCTGGGCCTGCTGGGCATCCGCTACGAGGAAAAATACGGCGGCATGGGCCTGGATTATTGGTTCGAGACGGTCTTTCTGGAGGAACTGGGCCACATCGCCGGCATGGGCGTGAGCACGGCCATCTGCGTGCAGACCCACATGGCCACCCCGGCCATCGCCGAGTTCGGCAGCGAATATCTGAAGGAAACCTACCTGCGGCCGGCCATCGCCGGCGAGATGGTCTCGGCCATCGCCGTCACCGAGCCCGACGCCGGCTCCGACGTGGCCGCCATCAAGACCAGGGCCCGCCGCGACGGCGATCATTACCTCATCAACGGCTCCAAGCTCTACATCACCAACGGCGTCCAGGCCGACTTCCTCACCCTTTTGGCCCGCACCTCCGACGAGCCCGGCCACCACAGTTTTGGCCTGTTTGTCGTGCCCACCAATCTGCCCGGTTTCAGCGTGGGCAAAAAGCTCGACAAAGTGGGCCTGCGCTCCAGCGACACGGCGCTTCTGCACTTTGACGACGTGCCCGTGCCCGCGCAGAATCTCATCGGCCAGGAGGGCGAGGGCTTCATCATGCAGATGAAGCAGTTCCAGCACGAGCGCTTCTGCACCCTGCCCAGCGCCGTGACCATGTGCGAGGACATGATCAAGATGACCATGGAGCATCTGCGCCAGCGGGTGGTCTTTGGCAAGCCCCTGGCCACCCGCCAGGTGCTGCGCCACCGCATGGTCGATTGGCTGACGGAGATCGAGGCCCTGCGCCATCTGACCTATCACATCGTGCGCATGAAGCAGGCCGGCCAGGACGCCACCCGCGAGGTCTCCATGGGCAAGCTCATGGCCGGCCGCCTGGTGCGCAACGTCGCCGACGGCTGCGTGCAGATGCACGGCGGCATGGGCTTCATCAACGAGACGCTCATCGCCCGCTGTTTCCGCGACAGCCGGGTGCTGAGCATCGGCGCCGGGGCCGACGAGGTCATGAGCGAGGTCATCGCCCGGCTGTCGGGCTTCTAG
- a CDS encoding diheme cytochrome c: protein MSPRKLHALTLAIALVFGLAAVAWADHHGHGRKERRDRYEQEAVPPVNNALYKQTCGGCHMAYQPGLLPSGSWREIIAGLGDHFGQDISPDDADKATILAYLEANSAERSPSKRSRKIMDCLGGATPPRISEVPYIVRQHEEIRPGDYKDAQGQPLTPANCAACHTTAEQGVYDDDNVRLPR, encoded by the coding sequence GTGTCGCCCCGCAAGCTTCACGCCCTGACCTTGGCCATAGCCTTGGTCTTTGGCCTGGCCGCCGTGGCCTGGGCCGACCACCACGGCCACGGCCGGAAAGAGCGCCGCGACCGATACGAACAAGAGGCCGTGCCGCCGGTCAACAACGCCCTCTACAAGCAGACCTGCGGCGGCTGTCACATGGCCTATCAGCCGGGCCTGCTGCCCAGCGGCTCGTGGCGCGAGATCATCGCCGGCCTGGGCGACCACTTCGGCCAGGACATCAGCCCCGATGACGCCGACAAGGCGACGATCCTGGCCTATCTGGAGGCCAACAGCGCCGAACGCTCGCCATCCAAGCGCTCGCGCAAGATCATGGACTGCCTGGGCGGGGCCACGCCGCCGCGCATCAGCGAAGTGCCCTACATCGTGCGCCAGCACGAAGAAATCCGTCCCGGCGACTACAAAGACGCCCAAGGCCAGCCCCTGACCCCGGCCAACTGCGCGGCCTGCCACACCACCGCCGAGCAGGGCGTCTACGACGACGACAACGTGCGCCTTCCGCGCTAG
- the hemL gene encoding glutamate-1-semialdehyde 2,1-aminomutase produces the protein MPTNRSQALWERAQRVIPGGVNSPVRAMKSVGLNPPFIRRAQGCYIKDADGNRYIDYVGSWGPMILGHAQPDVIEAIKAAAEKGTSYGAPTEAEVILAEELCRWVPSLEMVRLVSSGTEATMSALRLARGFTGRELIVKFDGCYHGHGDGLLVSAGSGLATLGLPACPGVPAAVAGLTLSLPYNDLAAAEALFAARGAEIAAVIVEPVAGNMGVVLPVEGFLAGLRRLCDAHGALLIFDEVITGFRVGPGGAQELFGVMPDLTTLGKIIGGGLPMGAYGGKAQIMAHIAPEGPVYQAGTLSGNPLATAAGLATLEFLAGKAVYPRLEELGAMLYNGLEGLFAAKGLACFGQRVGSMMCFFFQPGPVTNYEQAKQSDTELFSRYYRLMLARGIYFAPSQFEATFVSLAHDAAAIDQTLSAVADALKEL, from the coding sequence ATGCCCACTAATCGATCGCAGGCCTTGTGGGAGCGGGCGCAAAGGGTGATCCCCGGCGGCGTCAACAGCCCGGTGCGGGCCATGAAGTCGGTGGGACTCAACCCTCCTTTCATCCGTCGGGCCCAGGGCTGTTATATCAAAGACGCCGACGGCAACCGCTACATCGATTATGTCGGTTCGTGGGGGCCGATGATCCTGGGCCACGCCCAACCCGACGTGATCGAGGCGATCAAGGCGGCGGCCGAAAAGGGGACCAGCTACGGCGCGCCCACCGAGGCCGAGGTGATCCTGGCCGAGGAATTGTGCCGCTGGGTGCCCTCGCTGGAGATGGTCCGGCTGGTCAGCAGCGGCACCGAGGCCACCATGAGCGCCCTGCGCCTGGCCCGGGGCTTCACCGGCCGCGAGCTCATCGTCAAGTTTGACGGCTGTTATCACGGCCACGGCGACGGCCTGTTGGTCTCGGCCGGCTCGGGCCTGGCCACCCTTGGCCTGCCGGCCTGCCCTGGCGTGCCGGCGGCGGTGGCCGGGTTGACGCTGAGCCTGCCCTACAACGACCTGGCCGCGGCCGAAGCGCTCTTCGCCGCGCGCGGGGCCGAGATCGCCGCGGTGATCGTCGAGCCCGTGGCCGGCAACATGGGCGTGGTGCTGCCGGTCGAGGGCTTTTTGGCCGGGCTGCGCCGACTTTGCGACGCCCACGGCGCGCTTTTGATCTTCGACGAGGTGATCACCGGCTTCCGTGTCGGGCCCGGCGGGGCCCAGGAGCTTTTCGGCGTCATGCCCGATCTGACCACCCTGGGCAAGATCATCGGCGGGGGGCTGCCCATGGGCGCCTACGGCGGCAAGGCCCAGATCATGGCCCACATCGCCCCCGAGGGCCCGGTGTATCAGGCCGGCACGCTTTCGGGCAACCCCTTGGCCACCGCCGCCGGCCTGGCCACGCTGGAGTTTTTGGCCGGCAAGGCGGTCTACCCGCGCCTGGAAGAGCTGGGGGCCATGCTCTACAACGGCCTGGAGGGCCTGTTCGCCGCCAAGGGCCTGGCCTGCTTTGGCCAACGCGTGGGCTCGATGATGTGCTTTTTCTTCCAGCCCGGCCCGGTGACCAACTACGAGCAGGCCAAGCAGAGCGACACGGAGCTTTTCTCCCGCTACTATCGCCTGATGCTGGCCCGGGGCATCTATTTCGCGCCCAGCCAGTTCGAGGCCACGTTCGTCTCGCTGGCCCACGACGCGGCGGCCATCGATCAGACGCTTTCGGCCGTGGCCGACGCCCTGAAAGAGCTTTAG
- the ahbB gene encoding siroheme decarboxylase subunit beta — translation MSLDDIDKKLIARLQGDLPLEPRPFAAMAAELGLDEAEVVRRVRRLADAKIMRRFGATLRHQRSGFACNVMVAWRAPADQASEMGRVLATVRNVSHAYHRRPCPGFDYNLFTMVHGRDEQECRSIIDQMAQMVGHPAHDLLFSVEELKKTSMRYFTEEGEIHAH, via the coding sequence ATGAGCCTAGACGACATCGACAAGAAACTCATCGCGCGCCTGCAAGGCGACCTGCCCCTGGAGCCCCGGCCCTTCGCCGCCATGGCCGCCGAGCTGGGCCTGGACGAGGCCGAGGTCGTGCGCCGCGTGCGCCGCCTGGCCGACGCAAAGATCATGCGTCGTTTCGGGGCGACGCTGCGCCACCAGCGTTCGGGTTTTGCCTGCAACGTGATGGTGGCCTGGCGCGCGCCCGCCGATCAAGCCTCGGAGATGGGCCGCGTCTTGGCCACGGTGCGCAACGTCAGCCATGCCTATCACCGCCGCCCCTGCCCCGGTTTCGACTATAATCTCTTTACCATGGTCCACGGCCGCGACGAACAGGAGTGCCGCAGCATCATCGACCAAATGGCCCAGATGGTCGGCCATCCGGCGCACGACCTGCTCTTTTCCGTGGAGGAGCTGAAAAAAACTTCCATGCGCTACTTCACCGAGGAGGGAGAGATCCATGCCCACTAA
- a CDS encoding formyltransferase family protein — MITASPIFRPQGRPMRVAAFMSGSGSNIRRLLEQKSPHYEVCFIFSDRADGQCQGQNIALEYGLPYFAHDIRRFYALRGQSRTVATARGLALRRQFDAVAARLLAAFAIDVIALGGYMSFLTLDGAVNVHPADLSIVGPEGRRRFVGDDAVFEAIAAGQSELRASTLWTDAGVDSGPLLMVSEPLAVELPAPLARLKARPELLRAVADQHQERLKAVGDWVVFPRTIELIAQGRLGLGPGGVATLDGRLMPQGVRLADIA, encoded by the coding sequence ATGATCACCGCCTCCCCCATCTTCAGGCCCCAGGGCCGGCCCATGCGCGTGGCCGCCTTCATGAGCGGCTCGGGCAGCAACATCCGCCGCCTGCTGGAGCAAAAAAGCCCTCACTACGAAGTGTGTTTCATCTTCAGCGATCGGGCCGACGGCCAGTGTCAGGGCCAGAACATCGCCCTGGAGTATGGCCTGCCCTATTTTGCCCATGATATCCGGCGCTTTTACGCCCTGCGCGGCCAGAGCCGCACCGTGGCCACGGCCCGGGGCCTGGCGCTGCGCCGCCAGTTCGACGCCGTGGCCGCCAGGCTGCTGGCCGCCTTTGCCATCGACGTCATCGCCCTGGGCGGCTACATGAGCTTTCTGACGCTGGATGGGGCGGTCAACGTGCATCCGGCCGATCTGTCCATTGTCGGGCCGGAGGGCCGGCGGCGCTTTGTCGGCGACGACGCCGTGTTCGAGGCCATCGCCGCCGGGCAAAGCGAGCTGCGCGCCTCGACCCTCTGGACCGACGCCGGCGTGGATTCCGGCCCGTTGCTGATGGTCTCGGAGCCCCTGGCCGTGGAGCTGCCCGCGCCGCTGGCGCGGCTCAAGGCCCGGCCCGAGCTGCTGCGCGCCGTGGCCGACCAGCATCAAGAGCGGCTCAAGGCCGTGGGCGACTGGGTAGTCTTTCCGCGGACCATCGAGTTGATCGCCCAGGGTCGCCTTGGCCTGGGGCCCGGCGGCGTGGCCACCCTGGACGGCCGGCTCATGCCCCAGGGCGTGCGCCTGGCGGACATCGCGTGA
- the tadA gene encoding tRNA adenosine(34) deaminase TadA, whose amino-acid sequence MSAPTPAQLAQADRRHMALCLRLARRAARLGETPIGAVLVDAAGRVLAAHGNRAISHTDPTAHAEMLVLRQAAAAMGNYRLVGSTLYVSLEPCPMCAGAIVWARVRRVVYGAADPKAGALGSALDLSRQPGLNHRPIVEGGLLAEESAALLREFFQSRRGKAKASPLHGET is encoded by the coding sequence GTGAGCGCGCCCACCCCGGCCCAGTTGGCCCAGGCCGACCGCCGCCACATGGCCCTGTGCCTGCGCCTGGCCCGGCGGGCCGCCCGCCTGGGCGAGACGCCCATCGGCGCGGTGCTGGTCGACGCCGCCGGCCGGGTGCTGGCCGCCCACGGCAACCGCGCCATCAGCCACACCGACCCCACCGCCCACGCCGAGATGCTCGTTTTGCGCCAGGCCGCCGCGGCCATGGGCAACTATCGCCTGGTGGGCTCGACGCTCTACGTCAGCCTGGAGCCCTGCCCCATGTGCGCCGGGGCCATCGTCTGGGCGCGGGTGCGGCGGGTGGTCTACGGCGCGGCCGACCCCAAGGCCGGGGCCCTGGGCTCGGCCCTGGACCTGAGCCGTCAGCCGGGCCTAAACCATCGGCCCATCGTCGAGGGCGGGCTGTTGGCCGAGGAGTCGGCCGCGCTGCTGCGCGAGTTTTTCCAGAGCCGCCGCGGCAAGGCCAAGGCGAGTCCGCTGCACGGTGAAACATAA